A region from the Branchiostoma lanceolatum isolate klBraLanc5 chromosome 2, klBraLanc5.hap2, whole genome shotgun sequence genome encodes:
- the LOC136426809 gene encoding von Willebrand factor D and EGF domain-containing protein-like, whose product MPSGAFVEVIGSGFVTLRVHAPGIDRGYTEGLCGTFDGNPANDAMMPDGTISTHHIWPDWHRDFSYAWRIPPGQSLFDVECLDEVSSPMSESEFCTCGEGNRVECSPTKTRKTNNLNAVFNTLQPLQDARNRNCARRRKRDVDNIEDDPDLYNDDVDTTQYEFDYALDSEPVVNSMWPTPNRGITEEEARGKCQGGIMNLTIAEDCRDVYGVDIFSGVDFCMADVKVTEDFQYVDIIVQQIQAECAERAYNNVSLYETNENGTAVPPAFIAENLCPRQCSNQGRCVNSTCECNEGYTSADCSIQIGRPPVALELPLDGLCDVRSRPCMKTSFFAETVMNSENLTCRITQVQIRDGIKTQANSSGRSEATFRSFGEVSCALPRSPVRDGSPDTNEGAVAHGMLLSVSNDGERFSEELFFTVYDSVCQECSQGGDCTWMV is encoded by the exons ATGCCTTCGGGTGCGTTCGTGGAAGTCATAGGCTCTGGGTTCGTCACCCTCCGTGTCCACGCGCCGGGGATAGACAGGGGGTACACCGAAGGGCTCTGTGGAACCTTCGATGGGAACCCTGCCAACGACGCCATGATGCCAGACGGCACCATCTCTACCCACCACATCTGGCCGGACTGGCACAGAGACTTCTCCTATGCTTGGCG AATTCCACCAGGACAGAGTCTGTTCGACGTTGAATGTCTAGACGAGGTCAGCAGCCCCATGTCTGAGTCAGAGTTCTGCACGTGCGGGGAGGGAAACAGAGTCGAGTGTAGCCCGACTAAAACACGCAAAACTAACAACCTGAACGCCGTCTTCAACACCCTCCAACCACTCCAAGACGCGAGGAACAGGAACTGCGCACGAAGAAGAAAGAGGGACGTAGACAACATCGAAGACGACCCAGACTTGTATAACGATGATGTTGACACGACACAATACGAGTTCGACTACGCGCTGGACTCGGAGCCGGTCGTCAATAGCATGTGGCCTACTCCCAACAGAGGGATAACAGAGGAGGAAGCGAGGGGGAAGTGTCAAGGAGGAATCATGAACTTGACCATCGCTGAAGACTGTCGGGATGTGTACGGTGTTGACATCTTTTCGGGAGTGGACTTCTGCATGGCGGATGTAAAA GTGACGGAGGATTTCCAGTACGTTGACATCATTGTGCAACAGATTCAGGCAGAATGTGCAGAAAGGGCCTACAACAACGTCAGCCTGTACGAGACCAACGAGAACGGAACGGCGGTGCCTCCAGCCTTCATCGCTGAGAACCTGTGTCCTCGCCAGTGTAGTAACCAGGGCCGGTGTGTGAACAGTACGTGTGAGTGTAACGAGGGTTACACGTCTGCAGACTGCTCCATACAGATCGGCAGGCCTCCAGTCGCGCTGGAGCTACCCTTGGACGGGCTGTGTGACGTCAGGAGTCGTCCCTGCATGAAGACCTCCTTCTTCGCCGAAACCGTGATGAACTCTGAGAACCTGACCTGTAGGATCACACAAGTTCAG ATACGAGATGGAATAAAAACGCAAGCCAACTCCAGCGGCCGATCCGAGGCGACGTTCCGCAGCTTTGGGGAGGTGTCGTGCGCCCTTCCTAGGTCTCCGGTACGGGACGGGTCACCTGACACCAATGAAGGCGCGGTGGCTCATGGGATGCTGCTGTCCGTCAGTAACGATGGAGAACGGTTCAGTGAGGAATTGTTCTTCACCGTGTACGACTCCGTCTGTCAGGAGTGCTCACAGGGAGGGGACTGTACATGGATG GTTTAA